The Candidatus Deferrimicrobium sp. genome includes the window TCCGCCCCCATTTCTTATTCGTGCCCTTACGGCACCAAGTACCGATTCGGTACGCTCTGCTCGGCGGATCGCAATTTTCGGGTCGTCGCTTGTGGCGACCAATGGCAGTCCGCGATCCGGATTCCGATTTTCCCCGTGGCTCAGGCTGCCACGGGAGATGCGCTCAAACTCCACGGGGTGATGGCGAGTTTGCGGGCTACTGCTACGATCGCCTTCTGCGGCAGTCCGGTACGCCCAAGGATGCGCCGGTAGAACATTTCCGCAGCAGCATCCCGTTGTTTCCACATCCAGGCTGCTTCGACAAGAAGACTTCGGAGCCGTCTCTGCCCGACAGGTCGGATCTGCGCCCGTGCCTTCCCGCCCCCGCTCTGCCGGACTACCGGCGCCAACCCGAGGTAAGAGGCCACCTCTTCGGGGCGGCGGAAGCGCCCAGGACGGAACACCTCGGCCGCAAACGTTGTGGCCACGATCTCTCCCACGCCGGGCACCGTCTTAAGCGCCTTGACCCTTCCTTCGTGCTCAGGCGCCCGATAGGCCTGGCGTAGTGTCTCTTCGATGACCTCTCGCTCCTGGGTCAGGAAAGCCAGCTCCCGCAGCAGGCTGTCGCGCGTCATATCTGCTCCGGGAGGGAGAGACAACTGCCCGACCTCCGCGACGGCGGTCTTCCCCCAATGGTCGATCTCTGCGGGTTCCGGGATGCCGAACTGGAGCAACAGCCCCCGGATGCGCTGCTTGGCATGGCGGATGGAGTCGGTCAGGCGATGCCGGCGGCGAACCAAGGCGCGGAACCCTTCCTCCGTCTCAGAGGGAACGGCAATGGGACGGAGCATGCCCGTGGCGGCGTATTCGGCCAGCTTGCGACCATCCAGCCGGTCGGTCTTGGAGGTCGCTGCCACCGGCCGTGGGATCCTGCTGGGAGCTGCCACGATCACGGGAATCCCCGCACGGGTCAGGCGCCGGGCCAGCCCGAATCCGGTGGGCCCGGCCTCGTAGACCACGGCCCCGATCCGGGAGCGCAGCGGCAGGAGCGTGCTTTCCAGTGCTTTCGGGCTCGACGGGGCGGTCCATTCCTTCCATGCGCCGTCGGACCGCAGAAGGGCAACGCTGTAACTGCGCTTGTGGACGTCGACCCCGATGTGGACCGTCTTGCCCTTGCTCCCCTCAACGAACGTCCGGATGCCTGCTACACTTACTCTTGCCATGTCGGTTCCTCCTTCTCACCGGGTATTGGTTGGCTGACCAACCCCAGTTTAGGCGAGACCGACATGGTATTTCCGGGGTCTGGAAGGGGTCTTGCCGGTGCTCTGTTGACGCCGGATTCCCTTTGTAGTACGATAACTTTCCTCTCGGACGCGCCCTTAGCTCAGCTGGATAGAGCGCTTGACTTCGGATCAAGCGGCCGGGGGTTCGAATCCCTCAGGGCGCGCCACTCTGGTATGAAACTGGGCACTCCCTTGGGGGTGCCCAGATCATTTTGGGCGATAACGTGTCCCAGCGCCTCGTAGCTCTTCCGCATCCGGATTTCCTTTCCCGTGATTCGTACATCCTTGAGCAACAGACGGAGATAATGCTTTCCGAAGCCCGATGCCGGATCGCTCAACCGCGTACGTAGCGCACCGCAAAAAGCCCGCACGTTCTTCGGAGAGATTAGGGTATCCGGTATCTCCG containing:
- a CDS encoding IS110 family transposase, whose amino-acid sequence is MARVSVAGIRTFVEGSKGKTVHIGVDVHKRSYSVALLRSDGAWKEWTAPSSPKALESTLLPLRSRIGAVVYEAGPTGFGLARRLTRAGIPVIVAAPSRIPRPVAATSKTDRLDGRKLAEYAATGMLRPIAVPSETEEGFRALVRRRHRLTDSIRHAKQRIRGLLLQFGIPEPAEIDHWGKTAVAEVGQLSLPPGADMTRDSLLRELAFLTQEREVIEETLRQAYRAPEHEGRVKALKTVPGVGEIVATTFAAEVFRPGRFRRPEEVASYLGLAPVVRQSGGGKARAQIRPVGQRRLRSLLVEAAWMWKQRDAAAEMFYRRILGRTGLPQKAIVAVARKLAITPWSLSASPVAA